A single region of the Nicotiana sylvestris chromosome 6, ASM39365v2, whole genome shotgun sequence genome encodes:
- the LOC138870947 gene encoding uncharacterized protein codes for MATKPVIPVQPVVRTTLSEEGYLTLARFKKYNPPTFSGLVSEGAHGFLEEFHHILRTMGIVEMSGVTFTTFQLKRAAYQWWQAYELGSLADVASLTWVQFSEMFPRKLVPQSLREAWRAEFEQLYQGTMSVS; via the coding sequence atggCGACAAAGCCTGTGATTCCAGTACAACCCGTGGTTAGGACAACATTATCTGAGGAAGGGTACCTTACACTTGCAAGGTTCAAGAAATATaaccctcctactttcagtggtttGGTTTCAGAGGGTGCACATGGCTTTCTAGAGGAGTTCCATCACattctccgcactatgggtattgtgGAGATGAGTGGGGTTACTTTTACTACGTTCCAGCTTAAGAGAGCGGCTTATCAGTGGTGGCAAGCGTATGAGTTGGGTAGCCTGGCCGATGTAGCTTCACTCACATGGGTTCAGTTTTCAGAGATGTTCCCGAGAAAGCTTGTACCTCAGTCCCTTCGAGAggcatggcgtgcagagtttgagcagctATACCAGGGCACTATGTCAGTATCATAG